From the genome of Uranotaenia lowii strain MFRU-FL chromosome 1, ASM2978415v1, whole genome shotgun sequence, one region includes:
- the LOC129759613 gene encoding uncharacterized protein LOC129759613: protein MDISKIIDFLEKPLNNRADTQKSESEFPSDGDESIRSDGSRCEHTFSPGLVLKIFCIHWFVALGIFGAGVYFMRSQPTCQRYSLLIYLQAGYWLFTDVLLKSIKSDCRKLFDRDRQLYDMLKSYRSKPLAIVTGFKSILLGMQGITSENFMKVDCDSLGEST from the exons ATggatatttctaaaattattgattttttggaaaaacctcTAAACAATAGAGCAGATAcacaaaaatcagaatcagaatttccTAGCGACGGAGATGAGTCAATTCGATCGGATGGATCAAGATGTGAGCATACTTTTAGTCCGGGACTTGTGCTGAAAATATTTTG CATCCATTGGTTCGTGGCGTTGGGTATATTCGGAGCCGGAGTGTACTTCATGCGCAGCCAGCCTACTTGCCAACGGTACTCGCTGTTGATATACCTGCAGGCCGGCTATTGGCTGTTTACGGATGTTTTGCTCAAGTCGATCAAATCGGACTGTCGAAAGCTGTTCGATCGGGATCGCCAACTGTACGATATGCTCAAAAGTTACCGATCGAAACCGCTCGCCATCGTTACCGGATTTAAGTCCATACTGCTGGGAATGCAGGGTATCACCAGCGAGAACTTCATGAAAGTTGACTGTGACAGCCTAGGCGAATCTACCTGA
- the LOC129738606 gene encoding protein FAM161A, with amino-acid sequence MSGHGRSVFINSCVKKPLNPRNKLPNPSYLVPQCSLDRGLDDPQLQSNMNTITRKKATNKCPLARAGCHPRRNKGLSITNQLRKETDNFQSLVKFYDSIPDYDELHHLPNDEFYYKLNTLRKKQRELRTNCFNRTEKLQIISPSLKTQSDDNDSLTSWSKSPPSVSVAENTLLKPPATKSVRIETTAKDEDEHEERQSRRKFRAGTPFVSDPEDSIRKASTCTTPANSEFVERYDRYVKRNLRCKSASPIRDYSKITIPHPYKMTQREEDERALQELLIASKNAFSSKETINKLPPAQIKANPVPITSRIPLFDTIMADQEYRSRLVKLNSEIELQSQIKPFHFSERLSRPSNNRCLSRSLSSPALLTTGLETPTTNFKAKPCPKNLFSNYFYFKMWEDEYFRDMNKRLRAEEMLKQASLPPAMARRERLIQRSKLSSADEELGLDPVVGTQLTKKTKRKRKSKRSAKRKKSAEQKCVEYFASMQQQQQHQQSRSMKEKLHYPSSNSSCASTSADRNPTPIYPVNRPNLAATLRTEWCRKKLRDLELEDNVASIKRVPKFQWGVKKSQAFQNLNLDHTHQEELNLRLATRRAEQKLRHEEHAINMELMRQRVKAAPLLLEGPPQWGPRLGHVTHRCLTTTKDLESPFPKPERTSIAKGERSSRKEHPTGSGGKKREASNNCPGRSNHHHQHRQFRSNGSVKNRSCSKLSDYSMDSFDKISSKFCGGESDFLGKLDDDELGSFGDEV; translated from the exons ATGTCAGGTCACGGAAGATCTGTTTTCATAAATTCCTGTGTCAAGAAACCTCTGAACCCGAGAAACAAACTTCCCAATCCTTCGTATCTAGTTCCGCAGTGCTCATTGGACCGTGGCCTCGACGATCCACAGTTGCAGAGCAACATGAACACAATCACCCGCAAAAAAGCGACCAATAAGTGTCCGCTGGCTCGGGCTGGTTGTCATCCACGGCGGAACAAAGGGCTGTCCATCACTAATCAGCTACGCAAGGAAACTGACAACTTCCAATCGCTTGTAAAGTTCTATGACAGCATCCCGGACTACGACGAACTACACCATCTACCCAATGACGAGTTTTACTACAAGCTCAACACTCTACGCAAAAAACAACGAGAACTTCGAACCAACTGTTTCAACAGAACCGAGAAACTCCAAATCATTTCTCCGTCCCTTAAAACTCAAAGCGATGATAATGATTCACTCACATCGTGGAGTAAATCTCCTCCATCGGTTAGTGTAGCAGAAAATACACTCCTCAAGCCCCCAGCAACCAAATCGGTTAGGATCGAAACCACTGCTAAAGACGAAGACGAACACGAAGAACGACAATCTCGTAGAAAATTCCGAGCTGGAACCCCCTTTGTATCAGACCCCGAAGACAGTATCAGAAAAGCTTCAACCTGCACGACTCCCGCTAACTCTGAATTCGTCGAACGCTACGACCGCTACGTCAAAAGAAATTTACGCTGCAAGTCGGCATCACCAATCAGGGATTACTCCAAAATTACCATACCACACCCGTACAAAATGACTCAACGTGAAGAAGATGAAAGAGCCCTGCAGGAACTGCTCATAGCCAGCAAAAACGCCTTCTCTTCCAAAGAAACCATCAACAAATTACCCCCGGCACAAATTAAAGCCAATCCAGTCCCCATAACGTCCCGCATTCCGCTTTTTGACACCATTATGGCAGACCAGGAATACCGTAGTCGGTTGGTGAAGCTTAACTCCGAGATCGAGCTCCAATCGCAAATCAAACCCTTCCACTTTAGCGAACGTTTAAGCCGGCCATCCAACAATCGCTGTCTAAGTCGCAGTCTGTCTTCGCCAGCCCTGCTAACCACCGGCCTCGAAACACCGACAACAAACTTCAAAGCAAAACCGTGCCCCAAAAATCTGTTCAGTAACTACTTCTACTTCAAAATGTGGGAAGACGAGTACTTTCGAGACATGAATAAGCGGTTGCGGGCAGAGGAAATGCTGAAGCAGGCTTCGCTGCCACCAGCCATGGCCCGGCGAGAGCGCCTGATCCAACGATCCAAGCTGTCCTCGGCAGACGAGGAACTTGGGCTAGACCCGGTGGTCGGTACCCAGCTGACCAAGAAAACCAAACGAAAGCGCAAATCTAAACGCAGCGCCAAACGCAAGAAGAGCGCGGAGCAGAAGTGCGTCGAATACTTCGCCAGCatgcagcaacaacaacaacaccagcaGAGTCGAAGCATGAAGGAGAAG CTGCACTATCCATCGAGCAACTCTAGCTGTGCGAGCACAAGCGCCGATCGAAACCCTACTCCGATATATCCGGTGAATAGGCCTAACTTGGCGGCCACCCTGCGCACCGAGTGGTGCCGCAAAAAGCTGCGCGATCTGGAGCTGGAAGACAACGTAGCGAGCATCAAGCGCGTTCCCAAATTTCAATGGGGTGTCAAAAAGTCGCAGGCCTTCCAGAATTTGAACCTTGA TCACACCCACCAGGAGGAACTGAACCTGCGATTGGCAACGAGGCGTGCCGAACAGAAATTGCGACACGAGGAGCACGCCATCAACATGGAACTCATGCGGCAGCGTGTTAAAGCGGCTCCGCTGCTCTTAGAGGGTCCACCCCAATGGGGTCCCCGGTTGGGTCATGTGACCCATCGGTGTTTGACGACGACCAAGGATTTGGAGTCACCGTTTCCAAAACCGGAACGAACCTCCATCGCAAAGGGTGAACGTTCGAGCAGGAAAGAACATCCGACAGGATCCGGTGGTAAAAAACGGGAAGCTTCGAACAATTGTCCGGGTCGATCCAATCACCATCATCAGCATCGTCAATTCAGATCCAACGGAAGTGTGAAAAATAGAAGTTGCAGCAAGTTGAGCGATTACTCGATGGATTCGTTCGACAAGATTAGTTCTAAATTTTGCGGCGGTGAAAGCGACTTTCTGGGAAAGCTGGACGACGATGAGCTGGGAAGTTTCGGAGATGAAGTTTGA